The stretch of DNA GCGCAATCACGTATGATGGGATGATGTACTTTGGGCATGAGTGGGAGCGATACCGATCAGAGCCTAGGTTCCAAGAGGAAATCCAAAAAAAGAAGCAAGAGGTGATGCGGCAAATCTTGGCATATCGGGGCCACACAAAATACGACCTTGCAGAAAAAACAGTCATACTAGTAGATGACGGCATTGCGACAGGTGCCACAGCCTGCGCCATTTTACAGTGGCTACAAAAATCAGCAACGCAAATCATACTTGCAACGCCGGTAATTCCCTATGTCACATCAGAGATAATCAAAAGATTCGGAGTGCAAATAATATCTCTAGAGACGCCTATGGAGTTCTCATCTGTGGGACAGTTTTATCGCAAATTCGACCAAGTGCCGGATGCTATAGTGCAAAATATTTTAAAAAAATTCAGCGCACAATCAAAACAGGGCAGCTAGCATTCTCAGAAATTTTGCGGCTAACACTTCCAAGTGACTTTATCTTGGCAACTCCGTGCAGTCCTTGGCTGCCTATGACAATCAAGTCGGCTGATTTTTTTCTTGCCACACCTAGGATCTCCTGTGAAATGTTTCCGCTAACTAGGATTTTTGAAAAAGCACGAACGCCAATCTTGTCGCAGTATTTTATTTGCTCTACATGTTCTTTTTCCATCTGGATTTTTGCAGATGTTATCAGTCTTTTTTGCAGTGTTCCATGCGATGCCTCCTTTACTAGGCCCAATAATGCGCCTGGTGGAACAACATTCTGCGTTGTTATAATGCTACAAAGATAGATTATCGCGTCGCTTGACTTTGCTATCTGTGCTGCATGCGCCAGTGCCTTTTTGGAATGTTTAGAGCCGTCATATGGCACCAGAATTCTCTGGTATATCATTTTACCAATAATACTGGAATCTGGGATTTGTGCAAGACTGCGTTTGAAACGCTGCCTAGGAACAATTCCTTTACCCGTCCCTTTCCGCGCGCCCCAATCACAATTAGATCAATTTTCTTCTTTTTTGAAACTGCAATTATTTGCTCTACTGGACTGCCGTACAATATGGCATATGAAAAAAGAATCCCGTGCTTTGCCGCTCGATATTTTGCCTTTTCCAAAAACAATCCGGCTTCCTTTTTCTGGTAAATCTTGTATGGTGCTACTGCCGGCATGAATTCTGCTGGTAGAAACGGAATCACGTTTAGGCCCAATATGGTGGCATGTGTTGCCCGCGCAACCTCGATTGCCTCATCTAGTGCTTTTTCCGAGGTCTTTGAGCCGTCCATTGGAACAAGAATTCGCTTGATCTGATTTTTTATCATGATGTGTGATTTTGGCTTTTTTAATTTAAACGTCTTGTTTTGATTATCAAAAATGAATCTGATTATCACACATGATAATTGTGATCCGCCTTAACTTGATCTGTTGCGGTATTATAGTACAAGACCTGCTTGTATGGACGGAAATGCAAGACAGTGACGGTGCTTTCTCGTCTTTCTCAGTTGTAATAATCTAAAAAATCGTTAAATGCATTTTTTGACATCCTTGTTTTATGTTTGCAAAAATCCTAGTGTGCATTGACGGATCCAAATACTCACTCAAGGCAGTAAAAATTGCGTGCGAGCTGGCAAAAAAGCACAATTCAACACTTTCGATAATCTATGTGGTGGACAAGACGGCAAAATCCAGCGTTCTGGCAGGCTCTGAGTACACCAAAATTCTGCGAAAATACGCACAAGAAGCGCTGGAAAAGGCATACCAGACCGCACTTTTGCATGGAGTCCAGCCAAATGTAGTTACCAAGGAAGGCAATGTCGCAAACGAGATAATCCAGTACTCCAAAACAACAAGGGCTGATCTGATTGTGGTTGGCAGCAAGGGGCTTGGCGCAGTACTCCGATTCGTGCTTGGAAGCATATCCTCAAAGATTGCGCAACACTCGCTTTGCTCGGTTTTGATAGTAAAATGAGCATGCATCATGGCGCAAGCTGTGTTTTCTGTGACAATCCCAAGTTTTTGTATGCTGACAAATCCCAGTGGATGCGGCACCTGGCAGGCCATCGAGAAAAAATCATTGCGCACATAGTGGATAATTTTGAGCGGTGCCCGCTTGGTGCATACCCGAGATTGATCCAAAACAAAACGGAATATGCAGGACATTTGAAATGGTCGCACCAAAAGCGAGAGCTGCTAGAGTGGGCTTACAAAAACTTGATAGAAAATCAGATCTCGGTTCTGCCCTAGCTTAGCCTTTTGTATATTGTCTTGAATTCCTCTGCCAGGGTGTATGCTAGGTTTTGGAGGTGGGTTATCTCTATCATGCTTGATTTTCCTCGGGCAATCTGCCTGATTAGGGTCATGCACTGGTGAATTTTGTTGTGGCTGTCCTCCGTGGTGTCGTTTGGGCCTTCGGGCGTTGTTATGACTCTAAAGCACTCATTAAAGTCCAAACAAAACTTGAGAATTATCTGCTCCCAGCTTGGCGACGTGGTTGGAATTCCCATTCCCTTTGCCAGCTCCTTGAACTCGTTGCTCCTGTCTATTAGGAGCATGTCCAGTGATTCCTTTGCCTTTTTTGCCTCAAATTCGTGGAGATTTTCCAGTATTCCCAACTTTAGTGGTTATGCAACATTACTATTTAACAGATCAGAGAAAAACCAAACCTGATTCTGCGAATTCAGTTCTGATAATCATGTTCTGATCTTTTAAGTGACATTCTAGAATTTTTACACATGACCGAACTGGTTCGAGACGTGATGAAAAAAAACGTCATCTCTATTGATTCCTCCATGACTGTTCAGGATGCTGCAAAAATGATGGATGACGCGTCAATTGGAGCAATAGTTGTACTGGAAAACGGAATTGTTACCGGGATCATAACAGAGCGCGACATGACTAGGAGGGTAGTTGCAAAGGGAAAACAATACACTACTAGCGTCAAGGATGTAATGTCTTCTCCTGTCGTGGTGGTAAATCCGGATGACTCTGTCTGGGAGGCCGCTCAGCTTATGAGGACCAGAAAAATTCACCGAATGCCGGCTGTTCAAAACAACATTCTGGTTGGAATGATCACGACATCTGACATTGTCAGATTGTGCAGTGTTGGCTCTGATTCGGAAATGCGAAGAATAACTGAACAAATACTGTTGCGAATGAAGCCGCAGTAACTAGTGTGCCTCATAGGGCATTCCGTGCTCAAATCTGTCCCACGGATACACAATGTATTCCGTGTCTCGCGTCAGCTCTGCATAGACTAGCTGCTTTGGGTAGCTGTCTTTTCTTCTTGCGTATATGGTAGCAAAGACCAACTCGTCCGGGTTTTCTGCCCTCTGTATTATTTTTCTAAATGTCTCGCCGGAATCGTAGATGTCGTCTACAAAAAGCGATTCTTCTGGTATTGACTCGCCATCGACTAGGATCTGCTTTATTCCTAGTCTATCTGCTACCAGCCTTGCCGGAACTAGGCCGCCCCTGCTAATTGTGGAGATTGTCTTGAATTTTTTTCCCTGTAGCTTTGTTACTAGCTTTGTGGTTGCTGATTCTATCTCGCTCCAGTTCTTGTAGTCGTATACTTTGCCCAATGAATGTAATTTGCATAATATCATTATGACCTTGTCGGTTAATTCTCAGGACTGAAATTCATGCCTGATAATCTTGCCTGCGGTTTATGTAATTTTGATTGGGACTTGTGGTGTTGTTTGCACCAAAGAAAATCCTGGCTCCGCTTGACGGCTCTGATAACTCGTTTAGGTCGCTAGATGCGGCAATATTTCTTGCAAAAAAGTCTGAAGCCGAACTCGTCATAATGTATTCAGTCTCTGTCTTTCCAAGCATAGAGGTCCAGACGGTAGACCCGATCAAGTGCCAAATCGAGGAGCGAAGATTTGCCGAGTCCATGCTAAAAAAGGCAGAACTAGTCTGCAGAAAAAACAACGTCTATCCAAGCAAAATCATTGCAAACGGGACGCCTGGCTATATGATACTAAAATACGCCAAAAGCAACAAAATTGATCTCATAGTTATTGGATCGCGCGGGCGTAGTGCAGTAAGGGAGGTCTTTTTGGGAAGCGTGTCAAACTATGTCTTGCACAAATCCCCAGTTCCGGTGCTGGTAGTCAAGTGAGCACAACTGATTTAAGATAATTTGGTGTAGATAAAATCATGAAACTCAAAAACAAAATCGCAATAATTACCGGCGCATCAAGCGACATTGGCGCAGACATGTCCAAAAGATTTGCAGAAGAAGGCGCCACAGTTGTAATGCTTGGGCGCAACCTGCAATCCCTGGAAAAAGCCCGCGCCTCAATTAAGGGAAATGCAGTCTCCATGGCGTGCGATATTATGAACAATTCTCAAGTGCTAAGCACAATAGATCAAGTGGTGGGCAAGTACGGCAAAATCGACATACTAGTGAATAATGCCGCAAAAATAAACGACGCAATTCACTTCCATGAGATGAAGGACTCGGACATTTCCGATCTGGTAAACACAAACATCCTGGGAACACTGAACATCACAAAAGCAGTCATATCCAAAATGCTTGACAACAAAAACGGCACTATCATAAATATTGGATCAATATCCAGTGAGCGCGCAATACCGCGGGTTCACCTGGCCGTATATTCAGCTACCAAGGCAGCAATCTCCATGTTCACAAAATCCATTGCAGTCGAATATGCAAGAAGAAACATCAGGTGCAATTGCCTAAACCTTGGAATCATAAACGCAGGCATGATCAAACCGTACCTTGATGACCCGCAGGCACGCAAGGTGCTCGAGGAGCGACAACCGCTAAACAAAATTGGTGATCCGGAAGACGTCTCAAAAGCCGCAATATTTCTGGCATCGGATGACGCCAAGTGGATTACTGGAACCGTACTGAACATAGACGGCGGAAAATCAGCATCTGAGGGATAGTAATTATCAGAGCTGAATTTCAGCTTTTGATGTTATAATCTAGTTTTCCAGCGTTTACTTGTTGAATCATAAAATTGCATTATTTTGCGTTCTTACAGTGTCTTTGTTTGCCGCAAACTTCGCACATGCAGAATCCGTGCCAGACTGGGTCAAAAACACGGCAAAGTTCTGGACTGAAGGCAAGATAACAGACACAGAATTTCTCAATGCTATCAAATTCCTAATAGAGAAAAACATAATCCAAGTAGAGGCAAAGCCCGCAGTCAAGCCGGCATCTAATGTGGCAAACGTAGTAATTCCAAACGGCAATGCCGAGGCAGGCAATGCGGGATTCTACATTCCGCTGAACTTGCAGGTAATAAGCGGAACCACGGTAGTGTGGATAAATGATGACAACATTCCACATACTGTCCAAAGCCAGGACGAAAAGGGAAATGTCTTGTCTCTCTTTAACAGCAAGGCTCTGAAGACAGGCGAGCGCTTTGCATACAAGTTCTCAGAGCCTGGTGTGTATCATTATTTTTGTACGATACACCCGTGGCGAGTCGGGCTAGTGACTGTATACTAGGCAATAGCCTTTACAATATCTGACTTTGTTATTATTCCGCACAAGAGCGACTTTTTGACAACAGGTAAGCCGCCGATTCCGTTTCTTATCATGATTAGTACGGCAGAAGACACTTGGTCGTCGGAATTTACTGTGACTGGGTTTGGTGTCATAATGTCCTCTGCCCTAAACGACAAAATGTAGGATAATTGGTTCATTCTGAATTCATCGGGATTTGGGTTTGTCTGGTATTTTTCCACTTCCTTTGGGTCTGCAAAATCCCTGATCCATTTTGGCATCTTTGCTGGAATAAAGTCGCGATTTGTTATGATTCCAACTGGTTTTTTGTTGCGCTGCACTACTATTCTGGAGATCTTGTGCTTTACTAGAAGGCTTTCCACCAGCAAAAGCGAGTCGGCAGGCATTACAGTTATGACGTCTTTGGTCATTATGTCTGAGACCCGGAGTGGCTCTGCCGACTGGGTCAAAAACACGGACGCAATGTCTGTCTTTGTTATGATTCCAGCCAGTCTGTTTTTTTCTAGGACCAAAACAGAGCTTATCTTGTGTTTTTGCATCAGTCTGGTGCAATCAACAATTGTAGCATTTTTTGTTATTGTGATCAAGTCCTTTGACATAAAGTCGCGGACCAGAATTTTGCTTACGTGCTTTCCATTAAACTTGTAGATTGCCCTAACAAAGTCTTTTTCCGTTATGATTCCGACTGGCTTTTTGTTTTTGTCCAGAACCGGGAGCCGCCCGACTCGGTGCTTTAGCAGAAATTCGCGCGCCTCAAGCAGGGTCATACCATCAGTTACGGTTACCGCGTTTCTGATTACTTGG from Candidatus Nitrosotenuis aquarius encodes:
- a CDS encoding phosphoribosyltransferase; amino-acid sequence: MFHDRIHAAKLLAQKLLFLQNTNSVILAIPRGGVIVGAELAKILGIPLDVIISKKITPPSYPEYAIGAITYDGMMYFGHEWERYRSEPRFQEEIQKKKQEVMRQILAYRGHTKYDLAEKTVILVDDGIATGATACAILQWLQKSATQIILATPVIPYVTSEIIKRFGVQIISLETPMEFSSVGQFYRKFDQVPDAIVQNILKKFSAQSKQGS
- a CDS encoding universal stress protein; protein product: MIYQRILVPYDGSKHSKKALAHAAQIAKSSDAIIYLCSIITTQNVVPPGALLGLVKEASHGTLQKRLITSAKIQMEKEHVEQIKYCDKIGVRAFSKILVSGNISQEILGVARKKSADLIVIGSQGLHGVAKIKSLGSVSRKISENASCPVLIVR
- a CDS encoding universal stress protein; the encoded protein is MIKNQIKRILVPMDGSKTSEKALDEAIEVARATHATILGLNVIPFLPAEFMPAVAPYKIYQKKEAGLFLEKAKYRAAKHGILFSYAILYGSPVEQIIAVSKKKKIDLIVIGARGKGRVKELFLGSVSNAVLHKSQIPVLLVK
- a CDS encoding universal stress protein; this encodes MFAKILVCIDGSKYSLKAVKIACELAKKHNSTLSIIYVVDKTAKSSVLAGSEYTKILRKYAQEALEKAYQTALLHGVQPNVVTKEGNVANEIIQYSKTTRADLIVVGSKGLGAVLRFVLGSISSKIAQHSLCSVLIVK
- a CDS encoding cyclic nucleotide-binding/CBS domain-containing protein produces the protein MTELVRDVMKKNVISIDSSMTVQDAAKMMDDASIGAIVVLENGIVTGIITERDMTRRVVAKGKQYTTSVKDVMSSPVVVVNPDDSVWEAAQLMRTRKIHRMPAVQNNILVGMITTSDIVRLCSVGSDSEMRRITEQILLRMKPQ
- a CDS encoding phosphoribosyltransferase, coding for MGKVYDYKNWSEIESATTKLVTKLQGKKFKTISTISRGGLVPARLVADRLGIKQILVDGESIPEESLFVDDIYDSGETFRKIIQRAENPDELVFATIYARRKDSYPKQLVYAELTRDTEYIVYPWDRFEHGMPYEAH
- a CDS encoding universal stress protein, which encodes MVLFAPKKILAPLDGSDNSFRSLDAAIFLAKKSEAELVIMYSVSVFPSIEVQTVDPIKCQIEERRFAESMLKKAELVCRKNNVYPSKIIANGTPGYMILKYAKSNKIDLIVIGSRGRSAVREVFLGSVSNYVLHKSPVPVLVVK
- a CDS encoding SDR family NAD(P)-dependent oxidoreductase, which encodes MKLKNKIAIITGASSDIGADMSKRFAEEGATVVMLGRNLQSLEKARASIKGNAVSMACDIMNNSQVLSTIDQVVGKYGKIDILVNNAAKINDAIHFHEMKDSDISDLVNTNILGTLNITKAVISKMLDNKNGTIINIGSISSERAIPRVHLAVYSATKAAISMFTKSIAVEYARRNIRCNCLNLGIINAGMIKPYLDDPQARKVLEERQPLNKIGDPEDVSKAAIFLASDDAKWITGTVLNIDGGKSASEG
- a CDS encoding cupredoxin domain-containing protein, which codes for MNHKIALFCVLTVSLFAANFAHAESVPDWVKNTAKFWTEGKITDTEFLNAIKFLIEKNIIQVEAKPAVKPASNVANVVIPNGNAEAGNAGFYIPLNLQVISGTTVVWINDDNIPHTVQSQDEKGNVLSLFNSKALKTGERFAYKFSEPGVYHYFCTIHPWRVGLVTVY
- a CDS encoding CBS domain-containing protein codes for the protein MKLKNPSITQVIRNAVTVTDGMTLLEAREFLLKHRVGRLPVLDKNKKPVGIITEKDFVRAIYKFNGKHVSKILVRDFMSKDLITITKNATIVDCTRLMQKHKISSVLVLEKNRLAGIITKTDIASVFLTQSAEPLRVSDIMTKDVITVMPADSLLLVESLLVKHKISRIVVQRNKKPVGIITNRDFIPAKMPKWIRDFADPKEVEKYQTNPNPDEFRMNQLSYILSFRAEDIMTPNPVTVNSDDQVSSAVLIMIRNGIGGLPVVKKSLLCGIITKSDIVKAIA